From one Mycolicibacterium sp. HK-90 genomic stretch:
- a CDS encoding tyrosine-type recombinase/integrase: MTEAQLEAWLERNRHWAIETRRSHRNTTVTFFRWAHRKGHIPTDPAAELPVVRPATAVPRPAPDAAWRHAIQVADPRTRLMLRLAGEVGLRRAEVAQVHTRDLTTGAGGPQLLVHGKGGKLRVVPLTDDLADLIAQGAPGHSPEMAAYGVDGWLFPGDDNGHLPPVWVGKMVAAVLPGIWTMHTLRHRFATRAYRGTGNLRAVQTLLGHSSVATTERYTAVDHDEVRAAMMAALD, from the coding sequence GTGACGGAGGCGCAGCTGGAGGCGTGGTTAGAACGAAACCGCCACTGGGCCATAGAGACCCGCCGCAGCCACCGCAACACCACCGTGACGTTCTTCCGGTGGGCACACCGCAAAGGCCACATTCCCACCGACCCCGCGGCCGAGCTGCCGGTGGTGCGACCCGCCACCGCTGTGCCGCGACCTGCTCCAGATGCCGCGTGGCGACACGCGATCCAGGTGGCCGACCCACGGACGCGGCTGATGCTGCGGTTGGCGGGGGAGGTGGGTCTGCGTCGCGCTGAGGTGGCGCAGGTACATACCCGCGACCTGACGACCGGCGCGGGCGGTCCCCAGCTGCTGGTCCACGGGAAGGGCGGAAAGCTGCGCGTGGTGCCGCTGACCGACGACCTGGCCGACCTGATCGCCCAGGGGGCACCGGGTCACAGCCCGGAGATGGCGGCGTACGGGGTGGACGGGTGGTTGTTCCCCGGCGACGACAACGGCCACTTGCCACCCGTATGGGTCGGCAAGATGGTCGCTGCGGTGCTGCCGGGCATCTGGACGATGCACACCCTCCGTCACAGGTTCGCGACCCGCGCCTATCGCGGCACGGGCAATCTGCGCGCGGTGCAGACGCTGCTGGGTCACTCGTCGGTCGCCACCACCGAGCGGTACACCGCGGTGGACCACGACGAGGTGCGAGCCGCGATGATGGCGGCACTCGACTGA
- a CDS encoding DUF6636 domain-containing protein, with product MSGLVNRQVDRPTAFTSPSGNVRCLLDATMARCDIAERSWAPPLRPASCELDYGRGITLHPGRPAAFVCAGDSTPSADTQLAEQDSITAGALRCESTGTGVTCRDTKSRHGFALSPEAYHLF from the coding sequence GTGTCCGGGCTGGTGAACCGCCAGGTCGACCGGCCGACCGCCTTCACGTCCCCGTCGGGAAACGTGCGTTGCCTGCTCGACGCCACCATGGCCCGCTGCGACATCGCCGAACGTAGCTGGGCCCCACCACTGCGCCCCGCCAGCTGTGAGCTGGATTACGGCCGCGGCATCACGCTGCACCCCGGGCGGCCGGCCGCCTTCGTCTGCGCCGGCGACAGCACGCCGAGCGCGGACACCCAACTGGCGGAGCAGGACTCGATCACCGCCGGGGCCCTGCGATGCGAGAGCACCGGGACCGGTGTCACATGTCGCGACACCAAGTCCCGCCACGGATTCGCCCTGTCACCGGAGGCGTATCACCTGTTCTGA